A genomic segment from Vicia villosa cultivar HV-30 ecotype Madison, WI unplaced genomic scaffold, Vvil1.0 ctg.000113F_1_1, whole genome shotgun sequence encodes:
- the LOC131624273 gene encoding scarecrow-like protein 9: protein MMDPHLNGFCGSTNEIRFGNQSYPVIQNQRFEFGSNLVSADCTPSSTITSVSTHEEPSPEDCEFSDAVLNYINNILMEEDMEDKTCMLQDSLDLQIAEKSFYEVIGEKYPDSVSVSPLGQLTSVCNQNECVGDSNFFDDYGTCVDDGDLSCIFTKNSFRGNSREVHFPQPDFQGNSVSQSSHSSTNSVKSTVEGLLDSPDSILHVSDQNSGSQPILQFQKGVEEANKFLPSGNGLFQNFDVAKFSILESEVAKDELSVKVEKGERDSFLSKGRKHHYDDEGGVEENRSNKQAAIYSDPMLRSNLADAILLHSLGDGKKHFTARREALQTKNNMVPSNKSKARTSGKGRGKGKKQNGKKEVIDLRTLLVICAQAVAADDHKSAHELLKQIRQHSNPFGDGNQRLANIFADGLEARLAGTGSQIYKGLISKRTSAANYLKAYHLYLAACPFRKMTSFVSNVTIMNSAENSMRVHIVDFGILYGFQWPTLIQRLSLRPGGPPKLRITGIDFPQPGFRPAERIIETGSRLAAYAETFKVPFEYNAIAKKWETIQLEELKIDKDEYLVVTCFYRGKNLLDESVVVDSPRNKFLNLIRRIKPDIFIHGITNGAFNAPFFVTRFREALFHFSSLFDMLESIVPREDWERMLIEKEIFGKEALNVTACEGCERVERPETYRQWQVRILRAGFSQQSFGKKTVERAVEKVRTSYHKDFVIDEDSKWLLQGWKGRIVFALSCWKPA from the coding sequence ATGATGGATCCACATCTCAATGGGTTTTGTGGTTCCACAAATGAGATCCGGTTTGGGAATCAATCTTATCCAGTTATTCAGAATCAGAGATTTGAATTTGGTTCCAATTTGGTATCGGCTGATTGTACGCCATCTTCGACAATAACATCGGTTTCGACGCACGAGGAACCGTCTCCTGAGGACTGTGAGTTTTCTGATGCTGTTTTGAATTACATTAATAACATACTTATGGAAGAAGATATGGAAGATAAGACATGTATGTTGCAagattctttagatcttcagattGCTGAGAAATCGTTCTATGAAGTAATAGGCGAAAAGTACCCGGATTCGGTTTCGGTTTCGCCATTAGGACAACTTACAAGTGTTTGTAATCAAAATGAGTGTGTTGGAGATAGTAACTTCTTTGATGATTATGGTACTTGTGTTGATGATGGTGATCTTAGTTGCATTTTTACAAAGAATTCTTTTCGTGGAAACTCGAGAGAAGTTCATTTTCCTCAACCAGATTTTCAAGGAAATAGTGTTTCACAATCATCTCATAGCTCTACAAATAGCGTAAAAAGTACTGTGGAAGGGCTTTTGGATTCTCCGGATAGTATTTTACATGTTTCTGATCAGAATAGCGGTAGTCAACCGATATTGCAATTTCAAAAGGGCGTTGAGGAGGCTAATAAGTTTCTCCCTAGTGGAAATGGCCTCTTTCAAAATTTCGATGTTGCTAAGTTTTCGATACTAGAGTCTGAAGTGGCGAAAGATGAATTATCAGTTAAGGTGGAGAAGGGTGAGCGAGACTCATTTCTTTCTAAGGGAAGGAAGCATCATTACGACGATGAGGGAGGCGTCGAAGAAAATAGAAGCAACAAGCAAGCGGCGATTTACTCGGATCCTATGTTGAGGTCAAATCTGGCCGATGCGATCCTGCTTCATAGTTTAGGAGATGGTAAGAAGCATTTTACGGCTCGTCGTGAAGCATTGCAAACTAAGAACAATATGGTGCCAAGTAATAAATCGAAAGCCCGTACTAGTGGAAAAGGACGAGGTAAAGGTAAAAAACAAAACGGAAAAAAGGAAGTGATTGATTTGAGAACACTGCTTGTTATTTGTGCACAGGCTGTTGCAGCAGACGACCATAAAAGTGCGCACGAATTGCTGAAGCAGATCAGGCAGCACTCGAACCCTTTCGGAGATGGAAATCAGCGGTTGGCTAATATATTTGCCGATGGCCTTGAGGCACGTTTGGCTGGTACTGGAAGCCAGATTTATAAAGGACTAATCAGTAAAAGAACATCGGCTGCCAATTATCTGAAAGCTTATCATCTATACCTTGCTGCTTGCCCTTTTCGAAAGATGACTAGTTTCGTCTCAAATGTTACTATAATGAACTCTGCGGAAAATTCAATGAGGGTCCATATTGTAGATTTCGGCATTCTCTATGGTTTCCAATGGCCTACCTTAATACAAAGACTTTCGTTACGGCCTGGAGGACCACCAAAGCTTCGGATTACAGGAATAGACTTTCCACAACCCGGTTTCAGGCCTGCAGAGAGAATTATAGAGACCGGTTCGCGCTTGGCAGCATATGCTGAAACTTTTAAAGTGCCGTTTGAGTATAATGCCATAGCGAAAAAGTGGGAGACCATTCAGCTTGAGGAACTCAAGATCGACAAAGACGAATACCTTGTTGTTACCTGTTTTTATCGCGGTAAAAACTTGCTGGATGAATCCGTCGTAGTAGACAGTCCGAGGAACAAATTCCTCAATTTGATAAGGAGGATCAAGCCTGATATATTCATTCATGGCATTACGAACGGAGCCTTTAATGCGCCTTTCTTTGTGACTCGGTTTAGAGAGGCGTTGTTTCACTTCTCTTCACTTTTCGATATGCTTGAGAGTATTGTTCCTCGCGAAGATTGGGAAAGGATGCTAATTGAGAAAGAAATATTCGGGAAGGAAGCATTGAATGTTACAGCTTGTGAAGGTTGTGAGAGAGTAGAGAGACCAGAGACATATAGGCAGTGGCAAGTTCGTATTCTCCGAGCCGGGTTTTCACAACAGTCTTTCGGAAAAAAGACGGTGGAAAGGGCAGTGGAGAAAGTAAGAACTAGCTACCACAAAGATTTTGTAATCGACGAAGATAGCAAGTGGTTATTGCAAGGTTGGAAAGGGCGAATCGTGTTCGCGCTTTCTTGTTGGAAACCTGCTTGA
- the LOC131624274 gene encoding uncharacterized protein At5g02240-like, protein MATITRVPFVSATTHFPNQCHKYSLLATSIPLPVSSSSLTLSSSSYYSCYSTSSLSLPTSRTLKAVKRFGTRTSPVVAMAQSSKPTVLVTGAGGRTGQLVYKILKERADQYVARGFVRTEESKQKIGDADDVFVGDIRDVDTLVPAIQGIDALIILTSGVPLMKPGFDPTQGNRPEFYFDDGAYPEQVDWIGQKNQIDAAKAAGVKQIVLVGSMGGTDLNNPLNSLGNGNILVWKRKAEQYLADSGVPYTIIRAGGLQDKEGGIRELLVGKDDELLKTETRTIARPDVAEVCIQALNFEEAKFKAFDLASKPEGKGSPTKDFKALFSQITTRF, encoded by the exons ATGGCAACTATTACACGTGTTCCTTTTGTTTCCGCTACCACACATTTCCCCAACCAATGCCATAAATACTCCTTACTGGCAACGTCAATTCCTTTACCAGTTTCTTCTTCCTCATTAACCCTATCTTCTTCTTCATATTATTCTTGTTATTCTACTTCATCTCTTTCACTTCCAACATCAAGAACTCTTAAGGCTGTGAAGAGGTTTGGAACTAGAACTAGTCCTGTTGTTGCTATGGCTCAATCTTCAAAACCTACTGTGCTTGTTACTGGTGCTGGTGGTCGCACAG GGCAACTGGTTTATAAGATATTGAAAGAGAGGGCAGACCAATATGTGGCTAGAGGGTTTGTTAGGACAGAAGAGAGCAAGCAGAAAATTGGTGATGCTGATGATGTTTTTGTTGGTGATATAAGAGATGTTGACACTCTTGTTCCTGCGATTCAAGGTATTGATGCTCTAATTATACTGACAAGTGGGGTGCCATTGATGAAACCTGGGTTTGATCCAACTCAAGGAAATAGGCCGGAGTTTTATTTTGATGATGGTGCATACCCCGAACAG GTTGACTGGATTGGGCAGAAAAATCAAATCGATGCTG CTAAGGCCGCAGGAGTAAAGCAGATTGTGTTAGTAGGATCTATGGGTGGAACAGACCTTAATAATCCTTTGAACAGCTTGGGTAATGGGAACATATTG GTTTGGAAAAGAAAGGCTGAGCAATATCTGGCCGATTCTGGTGTTCCGTATACGATTATAAG GGCTGGTGGCTTGCAAGACAAAGAGGGAGGTATCCGGGAACTCCTCGTAGGGAAGGATGACGAGCTTCTAAAGACTGAAACCAGAACTATAGCTAGACCTGATGTTGCAGAAGTCTGCATTCAG GCTCTAAATTTCGAGGAGGCAAAATTTAAGGCATTTGACTTGGCATCTAAACCCGAGGGAAAAGGTTCACCAACAAAGGACTTTAAGGCTTTGTTTTCTCAGATCACTACTCGTTTTTGA